A part of Cryptococcus gattii WM276 chromosome G, complete sequence genomic DNA contains:
- a CDS encoding uncharacterized protein (Similar to TIGR gene model, INSD accession AAW44677.1), with the protein MSSLNGHSNGNGATHKRVLRPGVWAPIPTFLDGNEELDIATFRKHVVELAKIGMQPVICGSMGEAFHLADNERVTLFKETRAALDEAGLFDTVVIAGTGANSTRATINLCHLAASSGADVAIVIPPGYYAGAMSPLALKTFFLEVQASSPIPVMVYNYPGAAGGIDLSSDLIAEVAREGSNICGVKLTCGAVGKLTRITAATATPAFANYPRKSDVAPEFLTLGGFADFLAPAMLGGRGHGAIMGLGNIYPRSLVRLFELSHKIATDAQPSAQDLKKALELQDLVSGADASFSRAGIAGTKWYLKTHSGYPSARLRHPLLEFTDEQGRALEKEEAVVKLMEVEKSLRQ; encoded by the exons ATGTCATCGCTCAACGGTCATTCCAACGGCAACGGTGCCACCCACAAGAGAGTGCTCAGACCAGGCGTCTGGGCCCCCATCCCCACTTTTTTGGATGGCAACGAGGAGCTTG ATATCGCCACCTTCAGAAAGCATGTCGTTGAACTTGCCAAAATAGGCATGCAGCCTGTCATTTGCGGGTCGATGGGTGAAGCCTTCCACCTCGCAGACAATGAACGGGTGACTCTCTTTAAGGAGACCCGGGCTGCTCTCGACGAAGCTGGGTTGTTCGACACTGTGGTAATTGCTGGAAC CGGCGCCAATTCCACTCGAGCGACTATCAATCTCTGTCATTTAGCTGCTTCTTCCGGTGCCGATGTCGCCATTGTCATTCCCCCCGGTTACTATGCTGGTGCCATGAGCCCCCTTGCCCTCAAGACCTTCTTCCTTGAAGTCCAAGCCTCTTCCCCCATCCCCGTTATGGTGTACAACTATCCAGGCGCTGCTGGAGGCATCGACCTCTCTTCCGACCTCATCGCCGAGGTCGCCAGGGAAGGCTCTAACATCTGCGGCGTCAAGCTCACTTGCGGAGCCGTAGGAAAGCTTACAAGGATCACTGCTGCTACTGCTACTCCCGCCTTTGCAAACTATCCTCGAAAGAGTGACGTCGCACCAGAGTTCCTCACTCTTGGTGGCTTTGCAGACTTCCTCGCGCCCGCCATGCTGGGTGGTAGAGGCCATGGTGCTATCATGGGTTTGGGCAACATCTATCCTCGCTCTCTTGTCAGATTGTTCGAGCTCTCCCACAAGATTGCTACAGACGCCCAACCTTCTGCCCAAGACCTGAAGAAGGCTCTCGAGCTGCAAGATCTGGTTTCCGGTGCCGATGCATCCTTTTCAAGGGCAGGAATTGCTGGAACCAAATGGTACCTCAAGACTCACAGTGGCTATCCCTCTGCTAGGTTGAGGCACCCCTTGTTGGAGTTTACTGATGAACAGGGGCGGGCATtagagaaggaagaggcggTTGTCAAGTTgatggaggtggagaagagtttgaggcaataa